The Candidatus Margulisiibacteriota bacterium genomic sequence GACCAAACAGACCTTCCTCGACCTGGCCAGAGAAGAGGAGTCCCATTCCCATTCGATCACGCGGATCTGCAAGATATTAGCGGGGTGACCTCATGGCGAAGGAAAAATTATTCATCTCTATAGCCGGGATGCACTGCGCCTCCTGCGTCACCTCGATCGAGAACGCCCTGCGCGGCTTTCGGGGCGTCATTTCAGCGAACGTCAACTTTGCCTCCGAAAAAGCGACCGTGGAATACGATCCCGAAA encodes the following:
- a CDS encoding heavy metal-associated domain-containing protein, whose protein sequence is MAKEKLFISIAGMHCASCVTSIENALRGFRGVISANVNFASEKATVEYDPE